The proteins below come from a single Halothiobacillus neapolitanus c2 genomic window:
- a CDS encoding nucleotidyltransferase family protein, translating into MSEQWQKIRLRVSDSLHRAIEVIDQGAKQIALVLDDDGRLIGTVTDGDIRRGILRHLSLEAPVSEVMNAKPRSLAAGYSRAEALQLLGSAQVLQVPIVDRDGKLVGLETMTDLMKRPRLENPVFLMAGGFGTRLRPLTDSCPKPMLKVGGKPMLEHILQDLIDYGFYRFYISVHYLREQVIEHFKDGSRFGVSIQYIHEDTPLGTAGCLGLLPRDAVQRPIIVVNGDIMTRVNYEALLQDHDRHTPAATVCTRQYDFQVPYGVIEHEDQRITNITEKPTQHFFVSAGIYVLAPQVVHSMAADTRVDMPDLLKSEITAGRSVRMFPVHEYWLDIGRMNDFELAQNDAASVLQRV; encoded by the coding sequence GTGAGCGAGCAATGGCAAAAAATTCGGTTGCGTGTGTCGGATTCGCTGCATCGGGCGATCGAGGTCATCGACCAAGGTGCCAAACAAATCGCCTTGGTGCTGGATGATGACGGGCGACTCATCGGTACGGTGACTGATGGCGATATCCGGCGCGGTATCCTGCGGCATCTGTCGTTGGAGGCGCCTGTTTCGGAGGTCATGAACGCCAAGCCGCGGAGTCTGGCGGCAGGTTATAGTCGAGCCGAGGCGCTGCAACTTCTGGGCAGTGCTCAGGTGTTGCAGGTGCCGATCGTCGATCGTGACGGCAAGTTGGTCGGGCTTGAAACCATGACCGATCTGATGAAGCGGCCGCGGCTGGAAAACCCGGTGTTTCTGATGGCGGGCGGCTTTGGCACTCGGCTGCGGCCCTTGACGGATTCCTGCCCCAAGCCGATGCTGAAGGTGGGCGGCAAACCGATGCTGGAGCACATCCTGCAGGATTTGATCGACTACGGCTTCTATCGTTTTTACATCTCGGTGCATTACCTGCGCGAGCAGGTGATCGAGCATTTCAAGGACGGCAGCCGCTTCGGGGTGTCGATCCAATATATCCACGAAGACACGCCGCTTGGCACGGCGGGGTGTTTGGGGCTCTTGCCGCGCGATGCCGTGCAGCGCCCGATCATCGTCGTTAATGGCGACATCATGACCCGCGTAAATTACGAGGCGCTGTTGCAGGATCATGATCGCCACACGCCCGCCGCGACGGTTTGTACCCGTCAATATGATTTTCAGGTGCCGTACGGCGTGATCGAGCATGAAGATCAGCGCATCACCAACATCACTGAAAAACCCACGCAGCACTTCTTTGTGAGCGCGGGTATTTATGTGCTGGCGCCACAGGTGGTGCATTCGATGGCCGCCGATACGCGGGTCGATATGCCGGATCTGCTGAAATCCGAAATCACCGCCGGACGTTCCGTGCGGATGTTCCCGGTGCATGAATACTGGCTGGATATCGGTCGGATGAATGACTTCGAACTGGCGCAGAACGACGCGGCATCGGTGTTGCAGCGTGTCTGA
- a CDS encoding acetyltransferase, producing MTKPFIILGAGGHAAVIRDLIECLGHEVAGVLTPEFSAGSHWQGLPVLGADDFLDQPAAADYVYALGVGLMPNQARLRSTLYAELITKGLEVPTLVHPSAVVARSVRLGRGVQILAGVVVQAQAVIGDNVLINTRASVDHHCHLGAHSHVAPGAVLCGGVRTGEGVFVGAGATVIQGLEIGSRAEVGAGATVLRSLPADTRFIPERPHQGI from the coding sequence TTGACTAAACCCTTCATCATTCTGGGCGCGGGGGGGCATGCCGCTGTGATCCGCGATCTGATCGAGTGCCTGGGACACGAGGTTGCGGGCGTACTGACGCCTGAATTTTCGGCGGGCAGCCATTGGCAGGGTCTGCCCGTGTTGGGTGCTGATGATTTTCTGGATCAACCGGCTGCTGCGGATTATGTCTACGCGCTGGGCGTCGGCTTGATGCCGAATCAGGCCCGTTTACGTTCGACGCTTTATGCCGAGTTAATTACTAAAGGTTTGGAAGTGCCCACCCTCGTCCATCCTTCGGCCGTGGTGGCACGCAGTGTGCGCTTGGGGCGGGGGGTGCAGATACTGGCCGGTGTGGTAGTGCAGGCTCAAGCGGTGATCGGTGATAACGTGCTGATCAACACACGGGCTTCTGTCGATCATCATTGTCATCTGGGTGCTCATAGTCATGTCGCGCCCGGGGCAGTGCTCTGCGGCGGGGTGAGGACCGGCGAGGGTGTGTTTGTCGGCGCCGGTGCCACGGTCATCCAGGGCTTGGAAATTGGTTCGCGCGCCGAGGTAGGCGCCGGGGCGACGGTGCTTCGATCCTTGCCTGCAGACACCCGTTTCATTCCGGAACGCCCGCATCAAGGAATCTAA
- a CDS encoding proline--tRNA ligase, whose product MRSSQFPLNTLKETPTEAEIISHQLMLRAGMIRRLASGLYTWSPLGLRVLRKVEAVVREEMEGIGALELLMPAIQPAELWQESGRWQKYGPELLRVKDRHDREFCVGPTHEEVISDYARRELKSYRQLPICYYQVQTKFRDEIRPRFGVMRAREFIMKDAYSFHADVESLRVTYQAMYDAYTRIFTRLGLKFRAVEADTGSIGGKGSHEFHVLADSGEDAIAYAVNGDYAANVEMAPTFPLKGGRAPATASLTRVATPNAKTIDEVAAFLNAPATKILKTLLVRGKETPVVAIILRGDHELNDIKATKHPLIADPFEFIPPAEAFTHTGANVGSLGPIGLNIPVIADFAAADCADFICGANEDGWHITGVNWGRDLPEPETADLRNAVEGDPAPDGQDKLAIARGIEVGHVFQLGTTYSEKMHCEFLDEHGKPATAIMGCYGIGVSRIVAAAIEQNHDDNGIVWPVPLAPFEVAIVPINGHRAPAVQAEAERLEAELTAQGFNVLLDDRGLRPGVAFADMELIGIPLRIVVSERGLAAGEYETRLRWESENKSIIADQLLAWIGQNLK is encoded by the coding sequence ATGCGCAGCTCGCAATTCCCGCTAAATACCCTGAAAGAAACGCCAACCGAAGCCGAAATCATCAGCCATCAATTGATGCTGCGCGCCGGCATGATCCGCCGCCTCGCTTCCGGTTTGTATACATGGAGCCCGCTGGGTCTGCGCGTTTTGCGCAAAGTCGAAGCGGTCGTTCGCGAAGAAATGGAAGGCATCGGCGCGCTGGAACTGCTGATGCCCGCCATTCAACCGGCTGAGCTGTGGCAGGAATCCGGTCGCTGGCAAAAGTACGGCCCCGAATTGCTGCGCGTCAAAGATCGGCATGATCGTGAGTTCTGCGTCGGCCCAACGCATGAAGAAGTCATCTCCGACTACGCCCGTCGAGAGCTCAAAAGCTACCGCCAATTACCGATCTGCTACTACCAGGTTCAAACCAAGTTCCGCGATGAGATTCGTCCGCGCTTCGGCGTCATGCGCGCCCGAGAATTCATCATGAAGGATGCCTACTCGTTTCATGCCGATGTCGAATCTCTGCGCGTCACCTATCAAGCCATGTATGACGCCTACACACGCATTTTCACCCGCCTGGGTTTGAAATTCCGCGCGGTGGAGGCCGATACCGGCTCGATTGGCGGCAAAGGCTCCCATGAGTTCCACGTGCTGGCCGATTCGGGCGAGGATGCTATTGCCTATGCAGTCAATGGCGACTACGCCGCCAACGTAGAAATGGCGCCCACCTTTCCTTTAAAGGGCGGCCGCGCCCCCGCAACAGCCAGCCTGACGCGCGTGGCGACGCCTAATGCCAAAACCATCGACGAAGTTGCTGCCTTCTTGAACGCGCCCGCCACAAAGATTCTCAAGACCCTGCTCGTTCGCGGAAAAGAAACCCCAGTTGTGGCAATCATCCTGCGTGGCGATCACGAATTGAACGACATCAAGGCCACCAAGCATCCGCTGATCGCCGACCCGTTTGAGTTCATCCCTCCAGCGGAAGCGTTCACACACACGGGGGCGAATGTCGGTTCCCTCGGCCCGATCGGCCTGAACATCCCCGTCATCGCCGACTTTGCGGCGGCTGACTGCGCCGACTTTATCTGCGGCGCCAACGAAGATGGCTGGCACATAACCGGCGTGAACTGGGGGCGCGACCTGCCCGAACCAGAAACCGCGGACCTGCGCAACGCAGTCGAAGGCGATCCGGCACCGGATGGTCAGGATAAGCTCGCCATCGCAAGAGGCATCGAAGTGGGGCATGTGTTCCAGTTGGGCACCACCTACAGCGAGAAAATGCATTGCGAATTCCTCGACGAACACGGCAAACCCGCCACCGCGATCATGGGCTGCTACGGCATTGGTGTCTCACGCATCGTGGCCGCTGCCATCGAACAGAATCACGACGACAACGGCATTGTCTGGCCCGTGCCCCTCGCCCCGTTCGAAGTCGCCATCGTGCCGATCAACGGCCATCGCGCCCCAGCGGTTCAAGCCGAAGCCGAACGACTGGAAGCCGAACTAACCGCCCAAGGGTTTAACGTGCTGCTCGACGATCGCGGCCTGCGCCCCGGCGTCGCGTTTGCCGATATGGAGCTCATCGGCATACCCTTGCGCATCGTGGTGAGCGAGCGCGGCTTAGCAGCAGGGGAATATGAAACCCGCCTGCGCTGGGAGAGTGAGAATAAGAGCATCATCGCCGATCAACTTCTGGCGTGGATTGGCCAGAACCTGAAATAA
- a CDS encoding cytidylyltransferase domain-containing protein, which produces MSDIGSVLALIPARGGSKGLPGKNIRPLKGRPLIGWSIEAARTSRYVSRVVVSSDDEEILAVARDQGAETPFRRPASLAGDATPSMDVVLHALDQLAEFEWVVLLQPTSPLRLSADIDAAIEQCLKTNAPACVSVCEAPASPWWMFEVGAECRMRSFLPAEQRPVRRQDLPDLYALNGAVYVAKTEWLRTSRSFLTEETVAYVMPPARSVDIDTLFDFQLAECLLGNH; this is translated from the coding sequence GTGTCTGACATCGGATCGGTGCTGGCGCTCATTCCCGCGCGGGGCGGGAGCAAGGGCTTGCCCGGCAAGAATATCCGCCCTTTGAAGGGCAGGCCGTTGATCGGTTGGAGCATCGAGGCTGCGCGCACCAGCCGTTATGTTTCGCGGGTTGTGGTTTCCTCGGACGATGAGGAAATTCTGGCCGTCGCCCGCGATCAAGGGGCGGAAACGCCCTTTCGACGCCCCGCGTCATTGGCGGGTGATGCCACGCCGAGCATGGATGTCGTGCTGCACGCGCTCGACCAGCTTGCCGAGTTTGAGTGGGTTGTCCTGCTTCAACCCACATCCCCTTTACGGCTGTCCGCGGATATCGATGCGGCGATCGAGCAATGCCTGAAAACGAATGCGCCTGCCTGTGTCAGCGTTTGCGAAGCGCCCGCCAGCCCGTGGTGGATGTTTGAGGTCGGCGCAGAGTGCCGTATGCGTTCGTTTCTTCCTGCCGAACAACGGCCGGTACGGCGGCAGGACTTACCGGATCTGTATGCACTGAATGGCGCGGTTTACGTGGCGAAAACCGAATGGCTGCGAACCTCGCGCAGTTTTCTGACCGAAGAAACCGTGGCCTATGTCATGCCGCCCGCCCGCTCGGTAGACATCGATACCCTGTTCGATTTCCAGCTGGCGGAGTGTCTGCTGGGAAATCACTGA
- a CDS encoding DUF302 domain-containing protein, whose translation MRNLLKASVLGVAIMSLSGCGFLSIKDKLDPQAMDVYSGMYDRFVSSGGDLGAATVWRMEVDKGLGPDDIKQSIESASVGTGLKNVGEMPLSKQLELETGKKQRYLMIYQYCSPSIARQAVDFSPYFSAYLPCRIAVVEDKEGRYWLYGLNMDMFVHGGKNMPEPFKSNAQHVRDSMMKMMEAGAHGGF comes from the coding sequence ATGCGTAATCTCTTGAAGGCATCCGTACTGGGTGTGGCAATCATGTCTCTTTCTGGCTGCGGCTTCCTATCGATCAAAGACAAGCTCGATCCGCAAGCTATGGACGTATACAGCGGCATGTATGACCGCTTTGTCAGTAGCGGCGGCGACTTGGGCGCTGCTACCGTTTGGCGCATGGAAGTCGACAAAGGCCTCGGCCCTGACGACATCAAACAAAGTATTGAATCAGCTTCTGTCGGCACCGGTCTGAAAAACGTTGGTGAAATGCCATTGTCCAAGCAGCTGGAACTGGAAACGGGCAAAAAACAACGCTACCTGATGATTTATCAGTACTGCAGCCCTTCCATTGCACGTCAAGCGGTTGATTTCAGCCCGTACTTCTCGGCCTACCTGCCTTGCCGTATCGCTGTTGTCGAAGACAAAGAAGGTCGTTACTGGCTGTATGGTTTGAACATGGACATGTTTGTTCATGGCGGCAAAAATATGCCAGAGCCATTCAAATCCAACGCTCAGCACGTTCGTGATTCCATGATGAAGATGATGGAAGCGGGCGCACACGGCGGATTCTGA
- a CDS encoding peroxiredoxin, whose product MSELIKGSVVPSFTGATTDGGQICETTYSGKWLVLYFYPRDNTPGCTTEAQDFQRLLPSFDEADAVVVGVSNDDQASHARFCAKQGLSFPLIADTEQTVSRAFDVIREKSMYGKTFEGIERSTFLIAPDGQIHTVWRKVKVPGHAEAVLAAIREAGRS is encoded by the coding sequence ATGTCTGAGTTGATTAAAGGATCGGTGGTACCTTCATTTACAGGCGCAACCACCGATGGTGGACAAATTTGCGAAACGACCTATTCGGGCAAGTGGCTGGTTCTTTACTTTTATCCTCGTGATAACACACCGGGTTGCACGACCGAAGCGCAGGATTTTCAGCGTTTGCTGCCGTCATTCGATGAAGCCGATGCCGTGGTTGTTGGTGTGTCGAATGATGATCAGGCAAGTCATGCCCGATTCTGTGCCAAACAGGGGCTGAGCTTTCCGTTAATTGCCGATACGGAACAAACGGTTTCACGGGCGTTCGATGTGATTCGGGAAAAATCGATGTACGGCAAAACCTTCGAGGGCATCGAGCGCAGTACTTTTTTAATCGCGCCCGATGGACAGATTCATACCGTATGGCGCAAAGTGAAGGTGCCCGGCCATGCCGAGGCGGTGCTCGCGGCCATTCGGGAAGCCGG
- a CDS encoding LysR family transcriptional regulator, with product MADRRLKVFNTVARLLSFTKAAEALHTTQPAVTFQVRQLEEHFDTRLFDRTHNRVTLTDVGHVVYEISERMFELYDEMDRRVKEMTGEVGGSLNIGASTTIAENMLPALLGKFRLKHRDLAVRLKVGNTEAIVSMVEHNVVDLAIVEGTVGNKNLLVETCRRDELVVILPPDHQLAGLESVSLDQLMSYDFICREEGSGTREMVLNYLIEHGYSDGWDVCMELGSPEAIKGAVQAGMGLSIMSASGITKELKLGLLKAVPLSPRLFRDFSFVRQRHKFRLPAMEDLLEFSRDYCSNSSPMHDLESIQAKNAT from the coding sequence ATGGCAGATCGACGTCTTAAGGTGTTCAACACCGTCGCGCGCTTGTTGAGTTTTACCAAGGCAGCCGAGGCCTTGCACACGACCCAGCCAGCAGTCACGTTTCAGGTTCGTCAGTTAGAGGAGCATTTTGATACGCGACTGTTTGACCGAACCCATAACCGTGTGACGCTGACGGACGTGGGGCATGTGGTGTACGAAATTTCTGAACGCATGTTCGAGCTCTATGATGAGATGGATCGACGTGTTAAAGAGATGACGGGCGAAGTTGGCGGTTCACTCAATATTGGCGCAAGTACGACCATTGCTGAAAACATGTTGCCAGCGCTGCTCGGTAAGTTCCGTTTAAAACATCGGGATCTTGCCGTTCGCTTAAAAGTGGGTAATACCGAAGCAATCGTATCCATGGTTGAACACAATGTTGTTGATTTGGCGATTGTCGAGGGAACGGTTGGAAATAAGAATCTGTTGGTCGAAACCTGCCGCCGTGATGAGTTGGTCGTCATTTTGCCGCCTGATCATCAATTGGCCGGTTTAGAGTCTGTTTCCCTTGACCAGCTAATGTCCTATGACTTTATCTGCCGCGAGGAAGGCTCCGGCACGCGTGAAATGGTACTGAACTATTTGATCGAGCACGGTTATTCAGACGGTTGGGATGTTTGCATGGAGCTTGGGAGCCCCGAAGCGATCAAGGGTGCAGTTCAAGCGGGCATGGGATTGTCCATCATGTCTGCTTCCGGTATTACCAAAGAACTCAAGCTCGGGCTGCTCAAAGCAGTGCCGCTGAGTCCGCGTTTGTTCCGTGATTTTTCTTTTGTCCGTCAGCGGCACAAGTTCCGTCTGCCCGCGATGGAAGATCTTCTGGAATTTTCTCGCGATTACTGTAGCAATAGTTCTCCAATGCATGACCTGGAAAGCATTCAAGCGAAAAACGCTACTTGA
- a CDS encoding DUF4124 domain-containing protein produces the protein MIALTAAATVMFSAASQADGSTQIYKWVDKNGETHFSQLPPKQGEAQIVNPDYATSGNNEDAQAAPAEKTEDETKKPLAPDQPVLAINKKEAAKACEAANAQIKMLQNTQNQLMTQDADGKYRPLTSEEIASRLKQAQDVANKACVK, from the coding sequence TTGATTGCATTAACAGCCGCGGCAACAGTCATGTTTTCCGCAGCCAGTCAGGCCGATGGTTCGACCCAGATATATAAATGGGTGGACAAGAACGGTGAAACACATTTCAGCCAGCTCCCACCGAAACAAGGCGAAGCCCAGATCGTCAACCCGGACTACGCTACCTCTGGCAATAACGAGGATGCTCAGGCTGCACCTGCTGAAAAAACCGAGGATGAAACCAAGAAGCCCTTGGCACCAGACCAGCCCGTTTTGGCAATAAATAAAAAAGAAGCGGCAAAAGCCTGCGAAGCGGCAAACGCTCAAATCAAAATGCTGCAGAATACGCAAAACCAACTGATGACTCAGGATGCGGACGGCAAATACCGCCCACTGACATCAGAAGAAATCGCCAGCCGTCTCAAACAGGCGCAGGATGTAGCCAACAAGGCCTGCGTCAAATAA
- a CDS encoding glycine cleavage system protein R, producing MQTQLIVNLFGPMGTSHLADLLALIQQQQCHALDSHMLSFEQRMVLALRISGNWDRVTRVESVLREFAQRAGIDMHVHHEQNIAEREAVLPYVVDAIGLASADIAAVITRFFAQQKVDMRELSTRTYRPARSSERLIQMRAQIDIPARCHLGQFKSDFFDLCDNLNLDAAIEPERSF from the coding sequence ATGCAAACTCAGTTGATCGTAAACCTGTTCGGCCCGATGGGTACTTCCCATCTGGCTGATCTTCTGGCCTTGATTCAACAGCAGCAGTGTCATGCCCTCGATAGCCATATGTTGTCGTTTGAACAACGCATGGTGTTGGCCCTGCGTATTTCCGGTAACTGGGATCGGGTAACGCGAGTTGAGTCGGTCCTGCGCGAGTTCGCGCAGCGGGCAGGTATTGATATGCATGTTCACCATGAACAAAACATTGCCGAACGTGAGGCGGTTCTTCCCTATGTTGTCGATGCCATCGGTCTGGCATCCGCCGACATCGCGGCTGTTATCACTCGTTTTTTTGCTCAGCAGAAAGTAGATATGCGGGAGTTGTCCACGCGGACCTATCGTCCGGCCCGCAGTAGCGAACGATTGATTCAAATGCGGGCACAGATCGATATCCCGGCGCGCTGCCATCTGGGGCAATTCAAGTCGGATTTTTTTGATCTCTGCGATAACCTGAACCTTGATGCCGCCATTGAACCGGAACGTAGCTTTTAA